The window AACTGCAGCACATTTGAGATCGTGCTCTGGTGGCAGACACATTATTAAAATGGTACTGAGGCGCTAATCCTGATATTTTGACAGGATTTGAATTTAACATCTCATGGTTTCCCTAATGCTAGGACAAACTGGAATCCACAGAAGAAGGGAGGTGAGAAGAATCGAATCCAGAAGtgtaagtaatttttttttacagggcTGTTTGTGTGATGAGAATTGCAGCATTCCAGATTAACCTTTTGTTCTAAACAACTAACCTCCTCCCCCAAGATATTAACAGTCCCTTAACTCTGTGTCAGGATAATAAGCAACCCTGTCCCCATGACTCTTCTATTACAAGGGCCCACCAGTTACTGGGGATAAAGTAAAATGACAATGAATCCTGCCAACAGATTTGGAAAAACCACGGAATTCATGGGTCTCTCGAATTTCCCTATGGACCTAATTATTCTCAAACACTCCTCTGTTTCACTGGTACGCAACAGGACCATAGTTTCTAActattttgctttgatttatccTCTTTCAAGTATAGATTTTGTCTTCTGGATGGAAGATAAAATTCTCACCTTCCAAAATTCTCTTCCATCATATCTTTCTCCTACTTGGCAACCTTTTGCACAATATCAGAAGGTCCTTACTTTCTTGGGAGTTAAATCGAGGCAGACTCAGAGTTAGCTCCACCAATCACCATGCCTGTTCCAACACAAATTTAACAATAGGATGGCCAAATATGCAGGCATCAGCTAAAGCTGTAAGATATACCAGAGCATTTCTCTCACAACTGCAGCTAACAGATGGGAAGCGATTACAACAGAATATGGTGGCTCTTCTGGTTttgcaagaaaaaaaacagaactctACCGGGGATTATTTTACATTCATGAGCTGCAAATGGGAAGAATTAATGAAATTGAGCGTCGAGATTTAGTCAGAAAACGAAACAAAATATTGGAAGCTCAGAGGAGGAAACCCTGGGTTAACATAGCGCTGCACAGCAAACTTCTGACCACAGAATTGCCTTTTTTTATTACAGATTTTTGTTTTCGCTCCAGATCACATacaaattgttgaattcaaatctgaTGGTTAGGTGAAGGTGCAACCTCTCACAAAGAATCCAGTGATGACGATCAACAAGAAAAATTAAATCAATCCACATATTTGATGATAAAAAATTTAAACAGTGTCATGTTGCCGGGCATGATTTTGAACAGGGGAAGGAAGAAAGCCAAATATTACATATTGTAACTGCGAAACACATTGGCACAAGAAAATATCAGAACTAAATGTTAGTTAGAATTTAACTCTTTCACATTTGGCTGGTTGGATTACATATAAAGTTGAACAATCATCATATATAATCAAACCAAACAATCAGTATTTAGACATATATATAGAGATGGAATATGCTCCATCTGTACATATATATTTATATGACACAGTTTGCAAATCAGAGTGatgcttgggttcaattccagcaccaGCTGAGGTTTACTAGgcaggactctccttctcaatgtcTCCCCTGGCCTGAGGCTTGGTGACCACAGTATTAAACCACTGCCAGTAAAAATAACGAGGATTCAGAAGATCTCCTCAACTGACTCTATTAGCTGGCTAGCCACAGTCAGTGTACAGAGTGGAATTCCCGTTGGGCAGAGAACAAACCACAaccagtcttctctctctctcccatgtgAGAGTGAGCCCTGTGATTTGGTAGGAcatggtgacttcaacttttatgACACATGCATTTTCCGACATCCACACATAACAGCATATAGATTACATACATGTTCAGACCCAGAGACTGGGGACAGCAGTTTGAAgaatgggggagagggggatgaggagagaggCTGAACTAGAATGTCCTTTTCTTGGGTTTGAAGAGGACTTTGTGGAAAGCTCTCCTGAAGTCCTGGTTGAAGATGGTGTAGATGACAGGGTTGAGGGAGCTGTTGCAGTAACCAATCCAGAAAAAGAACTTGAAGAGGGTCTCTGGGATCTCGCACAGCTCCCGGCAGATACCGTACAGGCTGTAGCTGAAGAAGAACGGGAGCCAGCACAGCACGAAGACCCCCATGACCACGGCCAGCACGAAGGTGAAGCGTTTCTCTCTGGCCTGGGAGGCCTTGCTCCTGGACATCCGGCTGCCTCGCCGCGTCCGCCGGGTGGAGAAGACATCGAAGGAGCGGCTGCTGGAGCGGGACAGGCGCTGGCGGCTCAGGCCCGAGTCTTTCTTGGAAGCCTCCTTCCTGGAAGGGGGGGTCTTGGAAGCGGAGCTGTCCTCGGGCTCGGCGGCCGAGCAGTAGTGGCCGTTCTGGCGCTCTCCCGCTGCAGCCCCGCCGCTGCTGCCGGTGGCGGCACTCCCTCCGTCCCCTTGCTGCTTGAGGGAGGCGGCCCGGCTGGGGACCTCCTCGGTCTGCGAGGAGCCATCCGGGCCGTTTCTCTTCACCGACAGGCTCCGGGTCCGGTGCTTGGCCACTCGGTAGATGCGGAGGTAGACCAGGAGCATGATGAGGCAGGGGGCGAAGAAAGACGCGCCGCACGACAGCAGGATGTACCAGGTGTCGTCGTTGATGCGGCAGGAGGGTCGGAGCTGGTCCTCCACTGGCCGGGAGGTGGAGATCAGGGGAGGGAAGGAGATGATGGCCGAGATGAGCCAGACGGTGACGATGGCCGCCTTGATCCTGCCAGGCGTCCTCTTGAGGTTGTACTCTACCGCCTTGACTATGGACCAGTACCGGTCCAGGCTGATGGCACACAGGTGTACGATGGACGAGGTGCAGAACAAGACGTCCAGAGCCAGGTAAATATCGCACCAGACCGACCCGAAGTACCAGTAGCCCATCAGCTCGTTGGCCAGCGAGAAGGGCATTACCAACGCGGCCACCAGGATGTCCGCGCTGGCCAGCGACACCAGGAACAGGTTCTGGGGTGCCCTGAGAGCCCGGCTCGTCAACACCGCGATCACCACCAGCGTGTTGCCCGCGATCGTGAACAGGATCAGGAAGCCCACCAGAGCCGACAAGCCGGCCACAGCCCCTGCCGAGTACTGGCCAGCCCC of the Stegostoma tigrinum isolate sSteTig4 chromosome 3, sSteTig4.hap1, whole genome shotgun sequence genome contains:
- the adra2c gene encoding alpha-2C adrenergic receptor; translation: MGAVNASAFNASQWPEAGGGAGQYSAGAVAGLSALVGFLILFTIAGNTLVVIAVLTSRALRAPQNLFLVSLASADILVAALVMPFSLANELMGYWYFGSVWCDIYLALDVLFCTSSIVHLCAISLDRYWSIVKAVEYNLKRTPGRIKAAIVTVWLISAIISFPPLISTSRPVEDQLRPSCRINDDTWYILLSCGASFFAPCLIMLLVYLRIYRVAKHRTRSLSVKRNGPDGSSQTEEVPSRAASLKQQGDGGSAATGSSGGAAAGERQNGHYCSAAEPEDSSASKTPPSRKEASKKDSGLSRQRLSRSSSRSFDVFSTRRTRRGSRMSRSKASQAREKRFTFVLAVVMGVFVLCWLPFFFSYSLYGICRELCEIPETLFKFFFWIGYCNSSLNPVIYTIFNQDFRRAFHKVLFKPKKRTF